Within the Cervus canadensis isolate Bull #8, Minnesota chromosome 17, ASM1932006v1, whole genome shotgun sequence genome, the region AGGGCTCCGGCGCATGCTGGAGGTCCCGCTGGGTGCCTGGCGGAGCAGACGTCCAGCCCTCCTGGGACCCCACGTGCTCAAGGGTTTGCAGAGGGCAGCTCACGTCATCCCTGACCCCTCGGGTGGGGGTTTTGTGGGGCTTGCAGGCCAGCCTGCACACAGGTCAGCAGGTAGAGTGAGACTCATCACCAATGTCCAGGGCCACAGGGCTACTGAAGGGGGCATCggcccagccctgggcagggaggACCCAGGAGCAGGGAGCATGCGCCTCTGAGCCTGTCCACGCCCTCTCCTGCCGTGACTGGCTCAGCCACCGCCCCCAGGGATGGCCTGACCCGACACCATCTTCCTGCCTCTCCCCCGCCAGCCAGTGGCGCTGCCCAGGCCTGGCCTAGCCCTCTGCCAGCGGTCAGCTCCCAACAGCCCCCCAGCACAGCCTGCAGCAGGCGCCTCTGCTCAGGGGGAGCTGAGGGGCTTTCATGGAGGCCTCactctgccctgcccccagcccagcccggtCACAGCTCAGAGTCAGTGGGCACAGGCGAGAGTGATGCAAGCCTTTATTGGGTCTGCGGGACTCTCACTGGGGACCCAGGCCAGGGGCCACACAGCTGAAGAACCACGAGATACCAAAGATCACGCCGAGGGTCTTGGGAACATCCGGGTTGTCCGCAAAGGCCCGGGCGCCGTCCAGGGGCAGGTGCACCACCTCGATGAGCTCTCCCTCCTCAGCCAGGCCCCCGCCTGGGCCTCCCCGCTGGGCATCCGTCACCTCCGCGTAGAACATGGTCTGGCTGGAGCTGGTCAGTCCCACACCAGACCTGCAGGTCGAGACAGCATGTGCTGAGGGGTCCACACAGGCCCCGCCGGCCACCCCTGGCCCTTCCACAGTCCTCTCCTGTCCAcccttccagcccctggcaagCAGGGTTCCAGGAGGTTCCGGGGCCCCCAGATCCCCACGCAGTATCCCCTCGAGTGTGGGGGAGACCTGGGAACATGCTGGATGTGACGAGGCTGTGACCAGGCTTGTGACTTGCAACTGGGTACATTAGGTCAGGTGATGAGGGAttctgcagatgtaattaagggaCCTAATGAGCGGAATTTAAGTTCATCAAAAGGGGGATGATCCTGTGTGGGTGTGACCTAATCAAGAGAGTTTAGAGATCAGTGACgggaaaactcagggagatgccTGAAGACAAAGCAAGCTGCCTCGCTGCTGCCGGAGGGCCACGGGCCAGGGTGTGGAGGGCCTCTAAGAAGCCGAGGGCCAGCCAGGAGACAGCCCACAGGCACGGCCACGAAGAGCTTCAAGAGGACCCAGAACCCAGCTGATGCCTGGCCGCAGCTTGTCAAGCCCTCAAGTGGTGGGCCAGGTCCCCAGCAACCACGCAGTGAGAACGTGGGTGGCTGACAGGCGGCCCCCGCTCTCCCGCGGGCCCTGCCGCTCTGCCCAGGCTGGGCCAAGCCAGTCCTCGCCCCACCGGGCAGAGCCTGTCCATGCCCAGGGCTCCGGCCGTGCAGCCTGCGTCTGTGAGCACTTGTAGggtagggtacccactccaggcCGGGGCTCACAGCGGGGATGGGGGGTGAGATCCCAGGACCAGGGCTCATAGGCTGGGGGGGTGGGCGTCAAGGACTCCCCTTCCTTCCTGGATGGCggccaggagtgggttgctggcCCCAGGGAGGGGGATGGGCCAGGCAGAAGGCAGGGGCGCAGACTGGGCCGGCGGAGGTCAGCAGTGGGTAGCCATGGTGACTGCTGGCCTTGAGAACAAGGTGACGGACAGACTGGTCTGGACTCCAGAGGGGAAGGGCCCAGAACAGTGTACAGGGGAGAGGGAAACCACGGGGTGTCTGCGAAGTCCAGGGGATAAGGGGGACCTGGGTCTTGCTGAGGCTAGCTGAGGCCAGCCGAGGCCTGCGGGGTGGAAGAGCTCCCGGGATACTGGGGCAAGGAGCAGAGGGGCGTCTGACCCCTTCCCAGCTGTCCTACCCTCGGTGGGGCCACGCCCAGACTGACCTCACCCAGCTGCTTCCTCCGCCCTCCGGCCCCTTATCTCCCCCGGACCCTTCCTGAAGCCCATTTCCGCCGGCGGCCACAGCCTGGGCTTTGATGGAAGTCACCGTCTGCGGGGTTTCCAGGCCCCGTTTCCGCCGGTGTGTGAAGGAGACCGGCGCCAAGAAGAGTGTGCCCTGCCAGGCCGGCACGGCCTCCCCCTGCTCGCTCAATCACGCCCCCGGCCGCGAGACCTCAGGCAAGCGCAAGGCCGCGTCACCTGGGACGGGCCGGGGCCCCAGAAGGAAGCCATGGGCCCGGCCATGGGGCTGTGCGAGCTTAGCTCTGGCTTGTCCTGCTGCCGTCCAGCTCCCAGGGCGAGGAGCTGCACTGgtctcctctccccctcccaggCCTGCCTCCCCTCGTCCCTAAAATGCAGTCTGAGCTGACCGCCTGCTGTCCAGAACCCTCCGTGGTTCCCCAGTACCCTCCGGATCATGGCCCAGGGGCAGGGGCTGCTCATCCCCTCGACCTGAGCCTTTTCCACAAAGCACCCCTGCCAGGCCTCCACGCAGACTCACCCCTTCCAGGGACCCCACCTGCCCAGGGCACGTCCACGTGCCTTCCTCCTGGCCTGCCCACTGCTTCAAGCCCTACCTGAAGTCAGGGCCCCTGGATTCTCTCAGCCCCTGGACCGCCAGCCCAAAGGCTCAGAGACCAGTGACCACTGGCCAGGTACACGGAGGATGCCTGCAGATAACTGAGGCATCACACCAGGTGTCTGACCCTGGGGTGCAGAAACCCCGCCTGGAGCGTGGAGGTGCCAAGCCCTGCCCCATCTCCTTCCCAAGACTGAAGGCCATGGACGCCTGGCCAGGCCAGGATGTCGCTGAGGCGGCCCCGGGCTGGCCTGGGGGGCAGAGCTGAGGCCCCACCCCTCTGGAGAAGGCTGCTGGGGGTTGGGGCTCCGCTGGAGACCCTCCTTCTGCTCGGGACTTCGCCAGGGCTGGGGACCCATCGCCACACCCCCAGGGCAAGGGTGGGTTTCACCTCACATCCCGTCCCGGAAGGTGTCCCCAGGGGGAGTGGAGTGGCTGGCAGACACCCGGGCTCTGGTAGGGGCAGGCCGCACGGCGACCCCTCCCCGGGAGTGCAGAGCTCCAACCCTGGCCCAGGACCCggccctgccctccctcctgagccGCTGTCAGAGCCCTCTGTGactcgcccccacccccagcccccgtGCCTAATCCCACAGGAAGCAGGGGCATCTGTGAGCAGCAGCTGCCACCGGAGCCAGCCACACGGGGCGGGGCAGGAGGCCTGGGGGGCCACAGTGGGGCTGGGGGCCTCAGGTTCCAGCCAACCTTCTCCCAACCCCGAGCTGCAGAACAAGGCAGAATCGCCCTGCTTGCACAGCCCTGGGGACGAAGCGCTCACCGCCCTCCCCCGGCGGCCTGTCCCAGCCCGCCTCCAGGGCCGTCTGACCGCAGGCCGccctcccagccccactcacTTGTATGAGGCCACCCGGCGAAGGTCAGAGGGCGCCAGGCGGTAGCCGCACTCCTCCCAGGCCTCCTTGCAGGCCACCTCTTCCGGTGAGAGCCCGGGCTGGTCCAGGAGGCCGGCGCACAGCTCGTAGGTGACCCCTGCCGAGCCAGGCAGCGCCGCGGGCAGCGCCCGGGGCCCATCCAGCTCCACAGCGGCCAGGGACCCCGGGAAGAGACGCTCCACCTCGCCAGCGTACACGGCTGGTGGGGGGAGGCGACCGCGTCACGGCCTGTGGTGGCCGGCTCCACGTGACCCGCTCTGGCCAGACCCCCCTGCCAGGGCTGTTTCTTTCAGAGCCCCCTCCCAGGTCTGCACGCTGACCCCAGGACCCCAGGGGACTGAATGTGAGCCCGCCggcctccccgcccccaaccTCACCTGGCCGGAACTGCTTCAccaacaccaggctcctccgggaAGAGTTGAACAGGAGGATGGTCACGCTGGGGACaggggggagtggggtgggggggacggAGCTCAGCATAGAAGCACGCCCTCACCTCGCTGCCCTCCTCCACAGCCCTGGAGGGTTGGGTCCCTTGCTCAGATGGGCAGGCTGAGGCCCAGGCCAGGTCAGAGCTCGCCAGGGTCACAATGCCAGGTGAggacccaggcctcctgtgtGTGCCAGGTGGCAGGAGTGGGAAGGACACGCTGGGCAGCTGGACAGGCTGGGGGTCGCAGCAGCTGAGGCCGTGGGAATGACGGGACACGTGGGCCCTGCAGTCCAGCTGCCGCAGCCACACACCTGAAGCCACACTGCCCCCAGCCCATGCTCCTGGCATTCCAGGCTAAGGGCACCTGCGCGGCCCGCACGGGGCCCCTCGGTGAGAGGCAGGGAGAGCGGGGCTGCTCAGAAACGCAGAGGGGGCTGCGGCTCCTTGCCCTTGGGCCCCGTGTCCCTGccagcctggggcttccctggtgccagCCAGGCCAGGCCCTCACCTATCGTGAGTCTTCATGAAGTCCCACGACTTCTGGGCGCCATTCTAGAAGAGACAGGGCAGCGGCTGGGGAGTGCTCCAGGGAGTGAGGAGGCCCCGGGGACCCACTGCAGTGTCTCCTCCCAGGGAAACCAGTCGTGGCCCAGGGCCCCTGGGACCCAAGAGGTGCAGCGGGTGGGCAGGGGGCGTCCAGGGCAGCCGGGTGCTCCCCAGGAGTGATGAGAAAACTGGAGCAAGTGGTGGGGAACTGGGGAGACACTCGCTGTCACCCAGACTGGGAAGGACCACGGGGTGTGGAGGGCCCCAGGCAAGGGGTGTCCCGAGTGAGTAGAGCAGAGATCAGGTCTTCATGGCTGAAGCTCCCTTGGGCGCCTGGACAGAGGGCTACGGGAGGGCTGGGGGGGTGGTCACAGGAGTAGTTGGGGGGTGTGCCAGCGCCCGGCAGGAGCTCACCCCGCGCATCGGACGTCAGGGGCGTGACTGGACAGGGaccaccctctccccagcccgGTTCCGGCCCTGGGTTGTCTCTCCCGTGGCCCATGGTCCTGTTGCTCTGTCCCTTCCTTCCGCCACCCTGCTCCCCTGCCCTGGGTACCCTGCCCCAGTGCCTCCCAGGGCTCCGGGCGGCATCCGGTGAACAGAAGGCAGCGCGGAGCAGGGGCCCAGGCCGCCAGGGGCAGCCAGAACCGAAGCTAACGCGGTTCCAGGCAGCAGGAGGCGTGAGGGGCTAGGACCCTGCCAGCTGGGCCGTTCTCCCTGGCCCTGAGCCCTCCTCAAAGAGGTCTCTGAGGATGAGGCTGGCCCTGGAGCCCGAGAGCCCAGCCCCGTGGATACGAATCACCAGCTTGCTTAGCCCAGTGCCCTTCAGCCTCTGATCCAGCCCTCTGCCCTGGTGAGCTGCTGGCCCGACACATGGCGCCCTGTCCAAGCCACTAagtggacatgaacctgagcaccAGAGACAGAAAGTGCAGCCGGGGCTGCAGAAGAGAAGACAGTGAGCAACAGCCTCTgtgaggacttcctggaggaggtgacactgCACCAGGACTCAGAGCAGAAAGGGCCTTCCTGGCAGGGGGACCCGACAGGCAGAGGCCCGCACGCTGGTCTCAGgggagatggggaaactgggctGAGCTTGGCCTGAAGGCAGGAGCGTCCTGGCGGGGCAGCAGCTTTGGTTTCCGGGGGGAAGGAGAGCTGACGTCCTGTGCTGTGCCGGACGGGCTGCCCGGGAGGCCGTTGTGAGGCACCACCCCCGAGAGGCAGGCCTGGGCCTGCCTGCAGCCTGGCCACCCCAGGGCCGGCCACCCACCAGGAGGGGTTCCAGGGAAGGCCTGTCCCCAAGTCTGCTAAGTGCCGGGTTGTCCCCTGCCTCCCTCAGGGTATGTGTCACCCTGCATTGGTTTCAGATACCCTCTGGGATCAAGATCACAACATCAGTCAAACCTGAGGTCCAGGCAAGGTGGAGGGGAGGGTCCAGAGAGGTCCACTGAGGCCCAGGCAGCCCCTCCTGCAGGACCCCCACCCAGGTGGTCCGGACCCAGGCCTGGCTCATCTTCATGGCACTGGGAGGGGGAACAGGACTGGAGTGTAAACACAGCCCCTTCCCCTTCAGAGCCATGGGGGTGCCCTGCCTCAATGAccaatctatccatccatcagATCTCCCCTGGCATAGCGGCTACTGAGCAAAGTTGCAGAAGCCCGTTGCTGACATTCACCACCCAGCCGTGTCCCATGGCCCCCTGCCTGTGCCCACTGCAGCCCGCCACCCACATGGGCTCAGCTTTGGTAACTAGCACCCATCCACCTTTCACAGGAAGTGGAGGAGGGTGCCACAGCCAGAGGCCACAGCGGTCAGGTGCCTGGACCACCCTGTGCCCACCTGCTGCCCCCAGAGCCCTGGCCCCTGGGAGCTGTGTGGCCACAATCAGGCATCCTGGCCCCAGGCCAGCACCAGGGACAGGGCGGCAACCTCCACGTCCCGGTACTCTGCCCTCACACCGCCCCGGCTTCTGCCCCAGGCCAGTGCTGCCAGCCTGGGTCCAGCCTGGGGACAGGACTCCCTGTCCCCTAGGGCCAACGGGACAACAGCAACGAGGGTGGACGGGGGTGCAGCCTCTGTCAGGCTGGGGGTCAAGAGGGCGTCATAGTTTGGAGAGAGGAAGGGGCCTGGGCCGGGGGGAACAGGCTGCTGCAGGCCAAGGGCGGTCAGGCAGAGAGAGGGTCACCAAAGACCTGCACCACCTGTCCTGACTGAGGGGCAGCGAGGGGCCCACAGACCTCGCTATGGGGTGCGATCCTCACCTGGATGGCACAGTGGACTCCAGGGGAGCTGCACGCAAAGGGTGGGGGCCCAAACTGGACAAACATGTGTTTCCTGTGAACCTACTCCATGCACGGCGCCAAGGGAGGCAGCCGTGGTACCGCACTGCCTCCTGGGGAACGGCAGGAGGAGGTGATGCCCTGGGGCAGAGCCTGCAAGGACGGCAGGTGGAGACACGGAGGAGGCAGCCTGGGGAGCCCACCTGGAGAGGCTCTCCAGTGCACACCC harbors:
- the NUDT14 gene encoding uridine diphosphate glucose pyrophosphatase NUDT14 isoform X1, with product MERIEGAAVSRCSASPYLLPLTLHYRQNGAQKSWDFMKTHDSVTILLFNSSRRSLVLVKQFRPAVYAGEVERLFPGSLAAVELDGPRALPAALPGSAGVTYELCAGLLDQPGLSPEEVACKEAWEECGYRLAPSDLRRVASYKSGVGLTSSSQTMFYAEVTDAQRGGPGGGLAEEGELIEVVHLPLDGARAFADNPDVPKTLGVIFGISWFFSCVAPGLGPQ
- the NUDT14 gene encoding uridine diphosphate glucose pyrophosphatase NUDT14 isoform X2, encoding MKTHDSVTILLFNSSRRSLVLVKQFRPAVYAGEVERLFPGSLAAVELDGPRALPAALPGSAGVTYELCAGLLDQPGLSPEEVACKEAWEECGYRLAPSDLRRVASYKSGVGLTSSSQTMFYAEVTDAQRGGPGGGLAEEGELIEVVHLPLDGARAFADNPDVPKTLGVIFGISWFFSCVAPGLGPQ